In Streptomyces seoulensis, the following are encoded in one genomic region:
- a CDS encoding glycosyltransferase family 2 protein, with translation MNPVPEAPQVAVVVIGYDDAAHVTDAVRSALDQGPAVGEVIAVDDRSTDGSAELLDRLAAGEPRLRVIRHAVNSGGCGTPRNTGIDAATLPYVMFLDSDDLLPPGAVDALLRAAAKTGAEVSAGLCVRRELPSGREHLWQAGLFAETSLIGHPSERPHLVHDTLCVNKLYRTDFLRVNGIRFPEGRYLYEDFVFTARVLAAAPRLALVPDLVYVWHVRRAAEQLSLSLDREHVGNWHARTRACAEAYEILRAAGETELARAARTKFLDHELRMYLRELALRDPEYRRAWWAHTREYLAGYDDGDWARDPAAPGTLLGRFVRESPEPRDLPRLRELAARPARLLPPYTRTPEGTPVWSEEHPGVDLTPLLACPTEALPCAMDAELLPHARGARLRLRLHELYGRLAGAGPLAVTARWHDRVTGRPARHITLPLVPAPDGVWTAEAAVDLHALGAGVWDLCLTVHFKDGAHRDITAHARTDSPHLRRRALPSARRLVLLAHPYATHSGALSLRVATGPAGAARVARGRLRRLIGG, from the coding sequence ATGAACCCCGTGCCCGAAGCCCCCCAGGTTGCCGTCGTGGTCATCGGCTACGACGACGCCGCCCATGTCACCGACGCCGTGCGCTCCGCGCTGGACCAGGGTCCGGCGGTGGGCGAGGTCATCGCCGTGGACGACCGCTCCACCGACGGCAGCGCCGAGCTGTTGGACCGGCTCGCTGCCGGAGAGCCCCGGCTGCGGGTGATCCGGCACGCCGTCAACAGCGGCGGCTGCGGCACCCCGCGCAACACCGGCATCGACGCGGCGACCCTGCCGTACGTGATGTTCCTGGACAGCGACGACCTGCTGCCGCCCGGCGCGGTGGACGCGCTGCTGCGGGCGGCGGCCAAGACGGGCGCCGAGGTGAGCGCCGGGCTGTGCGTGCGCCGGGAGCTGCCCTCGGGCCGCGAACACCTTTGGCAGGCGGGGCTGTTCGCGGAAACCTCGCTGATCGGCCACCCCAGCGAGCGCCCGCACCTCGTCCACGACACCCTGTGCGTCAACAAGCTGTACCGCACCGACTTCCTCCGGGTGAACGGCATCCGCTTCCCCGAGGGCCGCTACCTCTACGAGGACTTCGTCTTCACCGCCCGCGTCCTCGCCGCCGCCCCCCGCCTCGCCCTCGTCCCCGACCTCGTCTACGTCTGGCACGTCCGCCGGGCCGCCGAACAGCTCTCGCTCTCCCTGGACCGGGAGCACGTCGGCAACTGGCACGCCCGCACCCGCGCCTGCGCCGAGGCGTACGAGATCCTGCGGGCCGCCGGAGAGACGGAACTGGCACGGGCGGCCCGCACCAAGTTCCTCGACCACGAACTGCGCATGTACCTGCGCGAACTGGCCCTGCGGGACCCGGAGTACCGCCGCGCCTGGTGGGCGCACACCCGCGAGTACCTCGCCGGGTACGACGACGGGGACTGGGCGCGCGACCCCGCCGCGCCCGGCACCCTGCTGGGCCGGTTCGTGCGGGAGTCCCCCGAGCCGCGCGACCTGCCCCGGCTGCGCGAGCTGGCCGCCCGCCCGGCCCGCCTGCTCCCGCCGTACACCCGCACCCCCGAGGGCACCCCCGTCTGGTCCGAGGAGCATCCCGGCGTCGATCTGACCCCGCTGCTGGCCTGCCCGACCGAGGCGCTGCCCTGCGCGATGGACGCCGAACTGCTGCCGCACGCGCGCGGTGCCCGGCTCCGGCTGCGCCTGCACGAGCTGTACGGCCGGCTCGCCGGGGCGGGCCCGCTGGCGGTGACGGCCCGCTGGCACGACCGCGTGACCGGCCGCCCGGCCCGGCACATCACCCTGCCCCTGGTCCCCGCGCCGGACGGCGTCTGGACCGCCGAGGCGGCCGTCGACCTGCACGCGCTGGGCGCGGGCGTCTGGGACCTGTGCCTGACCGTGCACTTCAAGGACGGCGCCCACCGGGACATCACCGCCCACGCCCGCACGGACAGCCCCCACCTGCGCCGGCGCGCGCTGCCCAGCGCGCGCCGTCTGGTCCTGCTGGCCCACCCGTACGCCACCCACTCCGGCGCCCTGTCCCTGCGCGTGGCGACGGGCCCGGCGGGGGCGGCCCGGGTGGCGCGGGGGCGGCTGCGACGGCTGATCGGGGGCTGA
- a CDS encoding organic hydroperoxide resistance protein, protein MDALYTAVATATHGREGRAVSSDGRIDLPLAMPPEMGGDGQGTNPEQLFAAGYAACFGSALGLVGRQAKVDVSDAAVTAEVGIGKEGEGFGLKVTLRVELPDTVDEATGRKLVETAHQVCPYSNATRGNVEVTLVVE, encoded by the coding sequence ATGGACGCGCTCTACACCGCCGTCGCCACCGCCACCCACGGCCGCGAGGGCCGCGCCGTCTCCTCCGACGGCCGCATCGACCTGCCGCTGGCCATGCCGCCCGAGATGGGCGGCGACGGCCAGGGCACCAACCCCGAGCAGCTCTTCGCCGCCGGTTACGCCGCCTGCTTCGGCAGCGCCCTCGGCCTGGTCGGCCGCCAGGCCAAGGTGGACGTCTCCGACGCCGCCGTCACCGCCGAGGTCGGCATCGGCAAGGAGGGCGAGGGCTTCGGCCTCAAGGTGACGCTGCGCGTCGAGCTGCCCGACACCGTGGACGAGGCGACCGGCCGCAAGCTGGTCGAGACCGCCCACCAGGTCTGCCCGTACTCCAACGCCACCCGCGGCAACGTCGAGGTCACCCTCGTCGTCGAGTGA
- a CDS encoding glycosyltransferase family 39 protein, whose product MPGGTGVERTGRVPWRVRWGAPVCLPALVMLGLGLWGVDRGGIWRDEAVTFQVARRSVPQIWRLLHGVDAVHGLYYLLMHAVLAVHPDEVMLRLPSVCAAAVTAALVGELGVRLAGPRVGLWAGLLYAVSPLAGHYAQEGRSYALVAVGATGATLLFVRGVRAGAWRAYGTVLALTCWLHEFAVLLLLAHAASLALARAGSRLWRGWGSAAGLVVLGLLPMILVSHAQSAQLAWVRPPTWATAESLLRWFLGPGEGVFWTCLALALLGLAGLAGPPGRLTCARVGLPLAVVPPAALMLVSRLSPLYVDRYVLYALSGAPLLVAAGADRLARLAARLRLRVPRPPVLALAGAALAALALCLQLPLMSDDRDPAHRPDDLAAVARVAAREVKPGQPVLFLPTQARNAALAYPGAFAGVRDVALDEPGPESGTLYGREADAAELRRRLSGLDRVWVVADRDLLAGRWSPSGPAERAKMAVLAQEFLPAGESADGDASVRLYVRRVALSALPGLAPVPVPQRPARR is encoded by the coding sequence GTGCCGGGCGGCACGGGCGTGGAGCGGACCGGCCGGGTGCCCTGGCGCGTCCGGTGGGGCGCGCCCGTGTGCCTGCCCGCGCTGGTGATGCTCGGGCTCGGGCTGTGGGGGGTGGACCGGGGCGGGATATGGCGCGACGAGGCCGTCACCTTCCAGGTCGCCCGCCGCTCGGTGCCGCAGATCTGGCGGCTGCTGCACGGCGTCGACGCGGTGCACGGCCTGTACTACCTGCTGATGCACGCCGTCCTCGCGGTTCACCCGGACGAGGTAATGCTGCGGCTGCCCTCGGTGTGCGCGGCGGCCGTCACCGCCGCCCTCGTCGGCGAACTGGGCGTCCGGCTCGCCGGGCCGCGCGTCGGCCTGTGGGCCGGGCTGCTGTACGCCGTCTCCCCGCTGGCCGGCCACTACGCCCAGGAGGGCCGCTCGTACGCGCTCGTCGCCGTCGGCGCCACCGGCGCGACCCTGCTGTTCGTGCGCGGGGTGCGCGCCGGCGCCTGGCGGGCCTACGGTACGGTCCTCGCTCTCACCTGCTGGCTGCACGAGTTCGCCGTGCTGCTGCTCCTCGCCCACGCGGCGTCCCTGGCGCTCGCCCGCGCCGGTTCCCGGCTGTGGCGGGGCTGGGGGAGCGCGGCCGGGCTCGTGGTGCTCGGCCTGCTGCCGATGATCCTGGTCTCGCACGCCCAGTCCGCCCAGCTGGCCTGGGTGCGCCCGCCGACCTGGGCCACCGCCGAGAGCCTGCTGCGCTGGTTCCTCGGGCCGGGCGAGGGCGTGTTCTGGACCTGCCTGGCGCTGGCCCTGCTGGGCCTGGCCGGACTCGCCGGGCCACCGGGACGGCTGACCTGCGCGCGGGTCGGTCTGCCGCTCGCCGTGGTGCCGCCCGCCGCCCTGATGCTGGTCTCGCGGCTCTCCCCGCTCTACGTCGACCGGTACGTCCTCTACGCCCTCTCCGGCGCGCCCCTGCTGGTCGCCGCCGGTGCCGACCGGCTGGCCCGGCTCGCCGCCCGGCTGCGGCTGCGGGTGCCCCGGCCGCCGGTGCTGGCCCTGGCCGGAGCCGCGCTGGCCGCCCTGGCGCTCTGCCTCCAGCTCCCGCTGATGAGCGACGACCGCGATCCGGCCCACCGCCCGGACGACCTGGCCGCCGTCGCACGGGTCGCGGCGCGCGAGGTGAAGCCCGGTCAGCCGGTGCTGTTCCTGCCCACCCAGGCCCGCAACGCCGCCCTCGCCTACCCGGGCGCCTTCGCGGGCGTCCGCGACGTCGCCCTGGACGAGCCGGGCCCCGAGTCCGGGACGCTGTACGGCAGGGAGGCCGACGCGGCCGAACTGCGCCGCCGGCTGTCCGGCCTGGACCGGGTGTGGGTGGTGGCCGACCGGGACCTGCTGGCCGGCCGCTGGAGCCCGAGCGGCCCCGCCGAGCGCGCCAAGATGGCCGTACTGGCCCAGGAGTTCCTGCCCGCCGGGGAGTCGGCCGACGGCGACGCGAGCGTACGGCTCTACGTCCGCCGGGTCGCCCTCAGCGCTCTGCCGGGCCTTGCTCCAGTTCCCGTACCGCAGCGTCCAGCGCGCCGGTGA
- a CDS encoding glycosyltransferase 87 family protein: MNRLRVTSGPVLALVAGWLATRALMLGLLVLGSAHVLGGGSVSREVWRLYFHWYGVLSQGTFPTHDTLWQYPPGAGLVLLAPGLLPWLSYFEAFVLLTLVADAAVTVALAVAGRRTGRSLRGAALWAGGLPLLLHMPLARYDVQVTALGVAALLALGRSPRTAGVFGALGAVVKVWPALVLLGVSRGRATRSAWSWATAAACASLAVLALLFANPFAFLREQGGRGVQLESLGGTALNLARHAGWSGTVRYQYGSMELVGPHVHTVATASLALTAAAFALLVVWRLRARHFSPATPYDAALAAVLLFTVTSRVISPQYLIWLLGLAAVCLTSRHTRQRPVAVLILLATGMSTLVFPVSYGAVIDGTWPGCLLILARNALLLAAAVLSFVRLWQSTRTPAKVPASRALPEPGRVPDRALTGS, translated from the coding sequence ATGAACCGTCTCCGTGTCACCTCCGGTCCGGTCCTCGCCCTCGTCGCCGGCTGGCTCGCCACCCGCGCGCTGATGCTGGGGCTCCTCGTCCTCGGCTCGGCGCACGTGCTGGGCGGCGGCTCGGTGTCGCGCGAGGTGTGGCGGCTGTACTTCCACTGGTACGGCGTCCTGTCGCAGGGCACGTTCCCCACGCACGACACGCTGTGGCAGTACCCGCCGGGCGCGGGGCTGGTGCTGCTGGCGCCGGGGCTGCTGCCGTGGCTGTCGTACTTCGAGGCGTTCGTGCTGCTGACGCTGGTGGCGGACGCGGCCGTCACGGTGGCGCTGGCCGTCGCCGGGCGGCGCACCGGGCGCAGTCTGCGCGGCGCCGCGCTCTGGGCGGGCGGCCTTCCGCTGCTGCTGCACATGCCGCTGGCCCGTTACGACGTCCAGGTCACCGCGCTCGGCGTGGCAGCCCTGCTGGCGCTCGGCCGGTCGCCGCGCACGGCCGGGGTGTTCGGCGCGCTCGGCGCGGTGGTGAAGGTGTGGCCCGCGCTGGTGCTGCTCGGCGTGTCACGCGGACGGGCGACCCGCTCGGCGTGGTCCTGGGCGACGGCGGCCGCCTGCGCCTCCCTCGCGGTGCTCGCGCTGCTGTTCGCCAACCCCTTCGCCTTCCTGCGCGAACAGGGCGGCCGGGGCGTCCAGTTGGAGTCCCTGGGCGGCACCGCGCTCAACCTCGCCCGGCACGCGGGCTGGTCCGGCACGGTCCGCTACCAGTACGGCTCCATGGAACTGGTCGGCCCCCATGTGCACACGGTCGCCACCGCCTCCCTGGCGCTGACGGCGGCCGCCTTCGCGCTGTTGGTCGTGTGGCGGCTGCGGGCCCGGCACTTCTCCCCCGCGACGCCGTACGACGCGGCACTCGCCGCCGTGCTGCTGTTCACCGTCACCAGCCGGGTGATCAGCCCGCAGTACCTGATCTGGCTGCTGGGCCTGGCCGCCGTCTGCCTGACCTCCCGGCACACCCGCCAGCGCCCGGTGGCCGTGCTGATCCTCCTCGCCACCGGGATGAGCACCCTGGTCTTCCCGGTGAGCTACGGCGCGGTCATCGACGGCACCTGGCCGGGCTGCCTGCTCATCCTGGCTCGCAACGCGCTGCTGCTGGCCGCCGCCGTGCTGTCCTTCGTCCGGCTGTGGCAGTCCACCCGGACCCCGGCGAAGGTGCCCGCGAGCCGTGCCCTGCCGGAGCCCGGCCGGGTCCCGGACCGCGCGCTGACCGGTTCCTGA
- a CDS encoding TetR/AcrR family transcriptional regulator — protein MTTNADESTARPRRAPAGAAVLREDVTEAIRAAVFEELAAVGYARMSIEGIARRAGVGKTAVYRRWRSKLNLVLDVVSAMAVLGLPAPDTGSLEGDLRLLYEVMSRALRHPVASQIIPDLQAEAARNPEMAETLQKAVRDGQDGVASKIVAAARERGEVSADLDLDLALDLISGPLYWRAVIIRSPKLPKGYLANLAKATAGALKALQPPPGP, from the coding sequence ATGACGACCAACGCCGACGAATCCACGGCGCGCCCGCGTCGGGCCCCGGCCGGTGCCGCCGTGCTCCGGGAGGACGTGACGGAGGCGATCCGCGCGGCCGTCTTCGAGGAACTGGCCGCCGTGGGGTACGCGCGGATGTCCATCGAGGGCATCGCGCGCCGGGCCGGGGTCGGCAAGACGGCGGTGTACCGGCGCTGGCGTTCCAAGCTGAACCTGGTGCTGGACGTGGTCTCCGCGATGGCGGTCCTCGGCCTGCCCGCCCCGGACACCGGCTCCCTGGAGGGCGACCTCCGGCTGCTGTACGAGGTCATGTCACGCGCCCTGCGCCACCCGGTCGCCTCGCAGATCATCCCCGACCTCCAGGCGGAGGCCGCCCGCAACCCGGAGATGGCCGAGACCCTCCAGAAGGCGGTGCGGGACGGGCAGGACGGCGTCGCGTCCAAGATCGTGGCGGCGGCGCGGGAGCGGGGCGAGGTGAGCGCGGACCTCGATCTGGACCTCGCCCTCGACCTGATCTCCGGCCCGCTCTACTGGCGCGCGGTGATCATCCGTAGCCCGAAGCTGCCCAAGGGCTACCTGGCGAACCTGGCGAAGGCGACGGCGGGCGCGCTGAAGGCGCTCCAGCCCCCGCCCGGCCCCTGA
- a CDS encoding MarR family winged helix-turn-helix transcriptional regulator: MSVSPTPSAGPVTDAADPDWLRLDRQICFSLNAASRAFNGVYRVLLKDLGLTYPQYLVMLVLWEHGALPVKQLGEHLRLDSGTLSPLLKRLEGAGLVRRERSASDERSVRVTLTGEGTALRERALEVPRRITAATGADPAEIGELRDRLDRLTGALDAAVRELEQGPAER; encoded by the coding sequence ATGAGCGTCTCGCCCACCCCGTCGGCCGGCCCCGTCACCGACGCCGCCGACCCGGACTGGCTCCGCCTGGACCGGCAGATCTGCTTCTCCCTGAACGCCGCCTCCCGTGCCTTCAACGGCGTCTACCGGGTGCTGCTCAAGGACCTCGGGCTCACCTACCCGCAGTACCTGGTGATGCTGGTGCTGTGGGAGCACGGCGCGCTGCCCGTCAAGCAGCTAGGCGAGCATCTGCGCCTTGACTCCGGCACCCTCTCCCCGCTGCTGAAGCGGCTGGAGGGCGCCGGTCTGGTGCGCCGGGAGCGCAGCGCGAGCGACGAGCGCTCGGTACGGGTGACGCTCACCGGCGAGGGCACCGCCCTGCGCGAGCGGGCGCTGGAGGTGCCCCGCCGCATCACCGCCGCGACCGGGGCCGACCCGGCCGAGATCGGCGAGCTGCGCGACCGTCTGGACCGGCTCACCGGCGCGCTGGACGCTGCGGTACGGGAACTGGAGCAAGGCCCGGCAGAGCGCTGA
- a CDS encoding bifunctional glycosyltransferase/CDP-glycerol:glycerophosphate glycerophosphotransferase — MPRFSVIVPCFKVQGFLRECLDSVLGQSFGDLEVIAVDDRSPDGCGAILDEYAARDPRVKVLHLPENVGLGRARNAGMPHATGDYLLFLDSDDTLTPGALAAVAGRLAETADPDVLVFDYARTYWWGGTRRNVLAQVLAAEDGTFTAAERPEILDLLMVVWNKVYRRDFVTRHGFAFPPGYYEDTPWTFPVMLSAGRIATLDQICLHYRQRRQGNILSTTSRKHFDVHEQYERVFAFVEGDPELWRWRPYLHRKMGEHCLDILAKPDRLPPGDKAEFFRRTAEMFRTHKPEGTRAKGETRLLEGGYGAYLLRRRAAQAGREAGRRAARLRTAAGARARRGWSAVQSRRPLDPGLVVYSASSHRGMLGDPAAVYRAAKVIAPQLRGVWVVRDEETAATLPPDTEYVLLGSRRYLEVTARAAFFVNDVNWPGALAKRPGATHIQTHQGTPLKYLGADLLDRPGARLGFDVPRMLRRADRWDYGLVAGRHAELVWERAFPCHFTSVRTGSPRNDVLVGAGASRGREFRRRHGIPEDHTVVLYAPTRRDHVRGGHADRIDLAAFAADLGEDHTLVVRLHPSLANGPARGAGLSELARRGVVVDATDEPDAAEVMLASDALVTDYSSIMFDYAVLDRPIVVHADDWDTFRASRGAYLDITAQPPGHVTYSQPELVRLFESGAWRDRESAALRAGFRARFCEFEDGRAAERVVRTLLLGEAMPATGAARIPGPAVGADQLTRSS, encoded by the coding sequence GTGCCCCGCTTCAGTGTCATCGTCCCCTGCTTCAAGGTGCAGGGCTTCCTGCGCGAGTGCCTGGACTCGGTGCTCGGGCAGTCCTTCGGCGACCTGGAGGTGATCGCCGTGGACGACCGCTCACCGGACGGCTGCGGCGCGATCCTCGACGAGTACGCCGCGCGCGATCCCCGCGTGAAGGTGCTGCACCTGCCGGAGAACGTGGGCCTCGGCCGGGCCCGCAACGCCGGGATGCCGCACGCCACCGGCGACTACCTGCTCTTCCTCGACAGCGACGACACCCTCACCCCGGGCGCCCTCGCCGCCGTCGCCGGCCGCCTCGCGGAGACCGCCGACCCGGATGTGCTGGTCTTCGACTACGCCCGCACCTACTGGTGGGGCGGCACCCGCCGCAACGTCCTCGCGCAGGTGCTGGCGGCCGAGGACGGCACCTTCACGGCGGCCGAGCGGCCGGAGATCCTCGACCTGCTGATGGTGGTGTGGAACAAGGTCTACCGCCGCGACTTCGTCACCCGGCACGGCTTCGCGTTCCCGCCGGGCTACTACGAGGACACCCCTTGGACGTTCCCGGTGATGCTGAGCGCCGGGCGGATCGCCACCCTGGACCAGATCTGTCTGCACTACCGCCAGCGCAGGCAGGGCAACATCCTCTCCACCACCAGCCGCAAGCACTTCGACGTGCACGAGCAGTACGAGCGGGTCTTCGCCTTCGTCGAGGGCGACCCGGAGCTGTGGCGCTGGCGGCCTTATCTGCACCGCAAGATGGGCGAGCACTGCCTGGACATCCTGGCCAAGCCGGACCGGCTGCCGCCGGGTGACAAGGCCGAGTTCTTCCGGCGCACCGCGGAGATGTTCCGCACCCACAAGCCGGAGGGCACCCGCGCCAAGGGCGAGACCCGGCTGCTGGAGGGCGGTTACGGGGCGTACCTGCTGCGGCGCCGGGCCGCGCAGGCGGGCCGGGAGGCCGGGCGGCGCGCGGCACGGCTGCGGACGGCGGCCGGTGCGCGGGCCCGGCGCGGCTGGTCGGCGGTGCAGTCGCGCCGCCCGCTCGACCCCGGTCTGGTGGTGTACTCGGCGTCCTCGCACCGGGGCATGCTCGGCGACCCGGCGGCCGTGTACCGGGCGGCGAAGGTGATCGCGCCGCAGCTGCGCGGAGTCTGGGTGGTGCGGGACGAGGAGACCGCCGCGACCCTGCCCCCGGACACCGAGTACGTGCTGCTGGGCTCCCGGCGCTATCTGGAGGTCACCGCGCGGGCGGCGTTCTTCGTCAACGACGTCAACTGGCCCGGCGCGCTGGCCAAGCGGCCCGGCGCCACGCACATCCAGACCCACCAGGGCACCCCGCTGAAGTACCTGGGCGCCGATCTGCTGGACCGGCCCGGCGCCCGGCTCGGTTTCGACGTGCCCCGGATGCTGCGCCGGGCGGACCGCTGGGACTACGGTCTGGTCGCGGGCCGGCACGCGGAGCTGGTGTGGGAGCGGGCCTTCCCCTGCCACTTCACCTCGGTCCGCACCGGCAGCCCGCGCAACGACGTCCTGGTGGGCGCGGGCGCCTCGCGGGGCCGGGAGTTCCGCCGCAGGCACGGCATCCCCGAGGACCACACGGTGGTGCTCTACGCCCCGACCCGGCGTGATCATGTCCGGGGCGGCCACGCGGACCGGATCGACCTGGCGGCGTTCGCGGCGGACCTGGGCGAGGACCACACGCTGGTGGTGCGGCTGCACCCCTCGCTGGCGAACGGCCCGGCGCGCGGGGCGGGGCTCTCGGAGCTGGCCCGGCGCGGGGTGGTGGTGGACGCGACCGACGAGCCGGACGCGGCGGAGGTGATGCTGGCCTCGGACGCGCTGGTCACGGACTACTCGTCGATCATGTTCGACTACGCCGTGCTGGACCGCCCGATCGTGGTCCACGCCGACGACTGGGACACCTTCCGGGCGAGCCGGGGTGCCTACCTGGACATCACCGCCCAGCCGCCGGGTCATGTGACGTACTCACAGCCGGAGTTGGTCCGGCTGTTCGAGTCCGGGGCGTGGCGGGACCGGGAGTCGGCGGCGTTGCGGGCCGGATTCCGGGCGCGTTTCTGCGAGTTCGAGGACGGCCGGGCCGCCGAGCGGGTGGTGCGCACCCTGCTGCTCGGCGAGGCGATGCCCGCCACCGGTGCGGCGCGCATCCCCGGCCCGGCCGTGGGAGCCGATCAGCTCACCCGGTCCTCGTGA
- a CDS encoding bifunctional glycosyltransferase/CDP-glycerol:glycerophosphate glycerophosphotransferase: MPRFSIIVPSHGVPGRLSQALDSVLAQSFGDLELIPVCDSPDAPAAAVAAGHAGRDRRVVPVNSPPSAGLSGARNAGLRAARGGYVLFLDGDDLLLPGALAALDQRLTETAGVDVLYAEYERVPWWEGEPANPAAPLLAKAPQGAFAPGAAPWLTGAQLPAWSACYRRSFLTEHELTFPEGHFTDLGWGGLVTVAAGRIAVLRRAVIRHRARRQGSRLNAPGPHQRDLLDQVDRVLRRAAERGLPAERAGALFGQLFTQVLKTVSRPERLIEGHRAFFRRAGRLYRRHRPAGYRMPGGSLGTQHRLLAAGAYTPFRALRGVNRVAAGMLRRLPKPRMLRTRLRYARALRRPLDPNLAVYCAYWGRGYACNPAAIHARARELAPHIRSVFLVEADQAHTVPEGVEYAVIGSHRYWEVLARATYLINNANFAEGVVKRPGSTHLQTQHGTPLKKMGVDQSTYPVVAARSGSFAKLLGRVDRWDFNLSSNRHSTQMWERAFPGSYEQLEYGYPRNDVYVTATADDVARVRRELGVPDGATAVLYAPTHRDHATGFEPGLDLAAFCEAAGDDVVVLLRAHYFYDRGTARGSDRIIDVTAHRSAEDVCLAADALITDYSSIMFDYANLDRPIVVFADDWEVYRETRGVYFDLMAEAPGPVARTPEELARVFREGEYRGAESAARRAVFRERFCEFDDGRAAERVVRRVLLGEPPEALPPVVPLAERVPAPAAASLVRS; this comes from the coding sequence ATGCCCCGCTTCAGCATCATCGTCCCCTCCCACGGGGTCCCGGGCCGGCTGTCGCAGGCCCTGGACTCGGTCCTCGCCCAGTCCTTCGGCGACCTGGAACTGATCCCGGTCTGCGACTCCCCCGACGCCCCGGCCGCCGCCGTGGCCGCCGGACACGCCGGGCGCGACCGGCGGGTGGTCCCGGTGAACTCGCCGCCGTCGGCCGGACTGAGCGGGGCGCGCAACGCCGGGCTGCGGGCCGCGCGCGGCGGATACGTGCTGTTCCTGGACGGCGACGACCTGCTGCTGCCCGGCGCGCTGGCCGCGCTGGACCAGCGGCTGACGGAGACCGCGGGCGTCGACGTGCTGTACGCGGAGTACGAGCGGGTGCCCTGGTGGGAGGGCGAGCCCGCGAACCCGGCCGCCCCGCTACTGGCCAAGGCCCCTCAGGGCGCCTTCGCGCCCGGCGCGGCCCCCTGGCTCACCGGCGCCCAACTCCCCGCCTGGAGCGCCTGCTACCGCCGCTCCTTCCTCACCGAGCACGAACTCACCTTCCCCGAAGGCCACTTCACCGACCTCGGCTGGGGCGGCCTGGTCACCGTCGCCGCCGGGCGGATCGCGGTGCTGCGCCGGGCGGTCATCCGGCACCGGGCCCGGCGCCAGGGCAGCAGGCTGAACGCGCCCGGACCGCACCAGCGGGACCTGCTGGACCAGGTGGACCGGGTGCTGCGCCGGGCCGCCGAGCGCGGGCTCCCGGCGGAGCGGGCCGGAGCCCTCTTCGGGCAGCTCTTCACCCAGGTGCTGAAGACCGTGTCCCGCCCCGAGCGGCTCATCGAGGGCCACCGGGCGTTCTTCCGCCGCGCCGGACGGCTGTACCGCAGGCACCGCCCGGCCGGGTACCGGATGCCCGGCGGCAGCCTCGGGACACAGCACCGGCTGCTGGCGGCGGGCGCGTACACCCCGTTCCGCGCGCTGCGCGGGGTCAATCGGGTGGCCGCCGGCATGCTGCGCCGGCTGCCGAAGCCGCGCATGCTGCGCACCCGGCTGCGCTACGCCCGCGCGCTGCGCCGCCCGCTCGATCCCAACCTGGCCGTGTACTGCGCCTATTGGGGCCGGGGGTACGCCTGCAACCCGGCCGCGATCCACGCCAGGGCCCGCGAACTCGCCCCGCACATCCGGTCGGTGTTCCTGGTGGAGGCCGACCAGGCGCACACGGTCCCGGAGGGCGTGGAGTACGCGGTGATCGGCTCGCACCGGTACTGGGAGGTGCTGGCCCGCGCCACGTACCTGATCAACAACGCCAACTTCGCCGAGGGCGTCGTCAAGCGCCCCGGCAGCACGCATCTGCAGACCCAGCACGGCACCCCGCTGAAGAAGATGGGCGTGGACCAGTCGACGTACCCGGTGGTGGCCGCGCGCTCGGGCAGCTTCGCCAAGCTGCTGGGCCGGGTGGACCGCTGGGACTTCAACCTGTCGTCCAACCGGCACTCCACCCAGATGTGGGAGCGCGCCTTCCCCGGCTCCTACGAGCAGCTGGAGTACGGCTATCCGCGCAACGACGTGTACGTGACGGCGACCGCCGACGACGTGGCCCGCGTCCGCCGCGAGCTGGGCGTCCCCGACGGGGCCACGGCGGTGCTGTACGCCCCCACCCACCGCGACCACGCCACCGGCTTCGAACCCGGCCTGGATCTGGCCGCGTTCTGCGAGGCGGCCGGGGACGACGTGGTGGTGCTGCTGCGCGCCCACTACTTCTATGACCGCGGCACGGCCCGCGGTTCGGACCGGATCATCGACGTCACCGCCCACCGCTCGGCCGAGGACGTGTGCCTGGCGGCGGACGCGCTGATCACGGACTACTCCTCGATCATGTTCGACTACGCCAACCTGGACCGCCCGATCGTGGTGTTCGCGGACGACTGGGAGGTCTACCGCGAGACACGGGGCGTGTACTTCGACCTGATGGCCGAGGCGCCGGGCCCGGTGGCCCGTACGCCCGAGGAGCTGGCGCGGGTGTTCCGCGAGGGCGAGTACCGGGGCGCGGAGTCCGCCGCGCGCCGGGCCGTGTTCCGGGAGCGGTTCTGCGAGTTCGACGACGGGCGCGCGGCCGAGCGGGTCGTGCGCCGGGTGCTGCTCGGTGAGCCGCCCGAGGCGCTGCCGCCCGTGGTGCCGCTCGCGGAGCGTGTGCCCGCCCCCGCCGCCGCGTCCCTCGTGAGGAGCTGA